From Sporosarcina sp. FSL W7-1349, a single genomic window includes:
- a CDS encoding transposase domain-containing protein: MTYSIVETAKENGLNPYQYLMYIFEKLPNVDASMRTPLISYFLGRIVFQLAVLFNMINRL; the protein is encoded by the coding sequence GTGACTTATAGTATTGTAGAAACAGCCAAAGAAAATGGGCTTAATCCTTATCAATACTTGATGTACATTTTCGAGAAGCTTCCCAATGTAGATGCGAGTATGAGAACGCCATTGATCAGTTACTTCCTTGGTCGAATAGTCTTCCAACTCGCTGTCTTATTCAACATGATAAATAGATTATAA
- a CDS encoding Hsp20/alpha crystallin family protein has translation MSLTPYDPFRQLANMRRNFDRFFSDFPLDLGMENNNFGSIRVDVHETENEVIASCDIPGLEKKEDVNIDIENNMLSINGTINKTNEIKEESMYRKERYTGSFHRTVSLPSPVSNEGVKATYKNGVLEVRMPKKTNDNKKKIDVDFH, from the coding sequence ATGTCATTAACACCGTATGATCCATTTAGACAACTAGCAAATATGCGAAGAAATTTTGACCGTTTTTTCTCTGACTTCCCTCTAGATCTTGGGATGGAAAACAATAATTTTGGTAGTATCAGAGTTGATGTGCATGAAACTGAAAATGAAGTAATTGCTTCATGTGATATTCCAGGTCTTGAGAAAAAGGAAGATGTAAATATTGATATTGAAAATAATATGTTAAGCATCAACGGTACCATCAATAAAACAAATGAGATTAAAGAAGAAAGTATGTATAGAAAAGAACGCTATACAGGTAGCTTTCATAGGACTGTATCCTTGCCAAGCCCTGTATCTAATGAGGGAGTAAAAGCAACCTATAAGAACGGTGTTCTTGAAGTCAGAATGCCAAAGAAAACAAATGATAACAAAAAGAAAATTGATGTAGACTTTCACTAA